From Acidobacteriota bacterium, a single genomic window includes:
- a CDS encoding DUF433 domain-containing protein, which produces MTPILEVVHTDPDILGGTPVFVGTRVPAKSLFDYLEAGDTLDEFLHQFPSVKREQAIAAIELARDTVLARARTA; this is translated from the coding sequence ATGACTCCGATTCTGGAAGTGGTCCATACAGATCCCGACATCCTCGGCGGCACGCCCGTATTCGTCGGCACGCGGGTCCCGGCCAAGTCGCTCTTCGACTACCTTGAGGCCGGCGACACACTCGATGAATTCCTCCACCAGTTTCCGTCGGTAAAGCGCGAACAGGCAATTGCTGCCATCGAACTTGCGCGCGACACGGTGCTCGCTCGTGCGCGCACTGCTTGA
- a CDS encoding DUF5615 family PIN-like protein, which yields MRALLDENLPHDLVPALTGHEVATIQGLGWSGLKNGELLRRAAGHIDAFITMDSNLQFQQRLEGLPFGVVVIHARSNRMADLLPIIDLVLVALAELLPGAVRHVGS from the coding sequence GTGCGCGCACTGCTTGACGAGAATCTCCCGCACGATCTGGTGCCGGCGCTGACCGGACACGAAGTTGCGACCATTCAAGGGCTTGGGTGGTCGGGCCTGAAGAACGGTGAACTTCTCCGTCGCGCCGCCGGGCACATCGACGCGTTCATCACGATGGACAGCAACCTCCAGTTTCAGCAACGCCTGGAGGGACTTCCCTTCGGCGTCGTCGTCATCCACGCGCGCTCGAATCGCATGGCAGATCTGCTGCCGATCATCGACTTGGTGTTAGTCGCGCTTGCCGAACTGCTTCCGGGAGCGGTGCGGCACGTCGGCAGCTAG